In a single window of the Pyrococcus sp. NA2 genome:
- the carA gene encoding glutamine-hydrolyzing carbamoyl-phosphate synthase small subunit, protein MKAYLLLEDGTIIKGRGFGAEGIKFGEVVFTTAMVGYPESLTDPSYRGQILIMTHPLIGNYGVPSKEIRENGIPLHYESDKIQVEGYVISRLMRPSHWASEMGLDEWLKKEGIPGMEGVDTRALVKKIREKGVMMGALVVGDYEKEDLEEIMKQIRKLSYDRINFVDEVTPKDIIIHEPKKVDRTVVVVDCGIKYGILRELLKRNLRVVRIPYTYDPIKAFEEFNASGIVLSNGPGNPSLLKTLVENAKAIIEYNVPTMGICLGHQILALADGAEIYKLKYGHRGINKPVKDLKTGKAFVTTQNHGYAIKPESLNEFRVWMINLDDRSVEGIYHPNKPIIATQFHPEASPGPLDSTWIFDLFAKLIRGGVHGF, encoded by the coding sequence GTGAAGGCCTATCTACTTTTGGAGGATGGAACCATCATAAAGGGAAGAGGATTTGGAGCTGAGGGAATTAAATTTGGAGAAGTTGTCTTCACAACAGCAATGGTTGGTTATCCAGAGTCATTAACGGATCCATCGTACAGAGGGCAGATTCTCATCATGACCCATCCTCTAATTGGGAACTATGGGGTGCCAAGTAAAGAAATCAGGGAAAACGGTATTCCCCTTCACTATGAGTCGGACAAAATTCAAGTTGAAGGCTATGTGATTTCAAGACTCATGCGGCCAAGCCACTGGGCGAGTGAAATGGGATTGGATGAATGGCTCAAAAAAGAAGGAATTCCAGGAATGGAAGGTGTTGATACAAGGGCATTGGTCAAGAAAATAAGAGAAAAAGGAGTTATGATGGGGGCTTTGGTCGTTGGGGATTATGAGAAGGAAGATCTTGAGGAAATAATGAAACAAATCAGGAAGCTAAGTTACGATAGGATAAATTTCGTAGATGAAGTTACTCCAAAGGATATAATAATCCACGAGCCTAAGAAAGTTGACAGAACAGTTGTTGTGGTTGATTGTGGGATTAAATATGGTATTTTGCGAGAATTACTAAAGAGGAACCTTAGAGTTGTGAGAATACCTTACACCTATGACCCAATAAAAGCCTTTGAGGAATTTAATGCCAGTGGAATTGTTCTAAGTAATGGTCCAGGGAATCCAAGCTTGTTAAAAACATTGGTAGAGAATGCCAAAGCTATAATTGAGTACAACGTTCCAACAATGGGAATATGCTTAGGGCATCAGATATTAGCCTTAGCCGATGGTGCAGAGATTTACAAGCTTAAATACGGCCATAGAGGAATTAACAAACCAGTTAAGGATTTAAAAACGGGGAAAGCCTTTGTAACGACACAGAATCATGGTTATGCAATAAAACCCGAAAGCTTGAACGAATTTAGGGTTTGGATGATTAATCTTGACGATAGGAGCGTTGAAGGGATATATCATCCAAATAAACCGATTATAGCAACCCAATTCCATCCTGAGGCTTCTCCTGGACCTTTAGACTCAACTTGGATCTTTGATCTCTTTGCAAAACTAATTAGAGGGGGTGTTCATGGTTTCTAA
- the carB gene encoding carbamoyl-phosphate synthase (glutamine-hydrolyzing) large subunit, producing MVSKVLVLGSGAIKVGEAAEFDYSGSQALKALKEEGIETILVNPNVATIQTSHEMADRVYLLPLDVKFVEKVIKKEKPDGILLGFGGQSALSLGVALYESGILDKYGVKVLGTPIEGIKKALDRGKFRKTMMKAGLPIPPSGAAKSVEEAIEIAEKIGFPVIVRVSFNLGGRGSFVAWNREEFENYIIRAFAQSEIGKVLVEKYLYHWKEIEFEVVRDKKGNAVAVACLENFDPMGVHTGDSIVIAPCQTLTNREYQMLRNAAIKVAEAIDLIGECNVQLALNPKSEEFYVIETNPRMSRSSALASKVTGYPLAYIAAKLALGYTLDELLNGVTGVTTAAFEPSLDYVVVKVPRWDLEKFENANRRINSEMKSIGEVMAIGRNLHEAFQKAIRMVDIGDELIGEYYEKKESLEEVMKRIRNYEPYMPMHIAKALKLGASVDEIHKITGIDRFYLYIIEDLVKVAEKLKENPTKELIDEAKKLGFSDKQIKKLAGKKLRKFTKPKIYVKQIDTLAGEFPAKTNYLYMTYDAQENDITPHTEKPKILILGAGVFRIGVSVEFDWAVVNFANSAKKRGYEVIVLNYNPETVSTDWDINDKLYFEEITLERVLDIYNFEKPEGVIAFAGGQLANSLAKKLEQNGVRLLGTRGTSVDIAENRAKFSKLLEDLGIKQPPWTTAKSIEEVLRFTEEVGYPVMIRPSYVLSGTAMKIAYNEKELKEYLSQATKVSPEHPVVVSKFLDAMEAEIDAVSDGKKVVGVTLEHIEKAGVHSGDSTMVTPYRNLKPRQVRKMQEIALELALALGIKGPFNVQFLIGDDVYVLELNLRTSRSMPFSSKARGVNLMELAAQAVFDGNLSIGEEYEYYEIPPRAFAVKSPQFSWSQIQNAYPFLGPEMRSTGEVAALGSEFEDALLKSWLSVKPNRIPEKSILIYGYGREKDKLTETAKILESLGYEVLTLEDTLNIGNTISKKEAMALMKSGCIDLVMTSGYAKDKDYKIRRTAVDLNIPIVLDANLAYELSRAFVWARENEFEIRELGEYYITGVQKEATSISYEGAYLSLSD from the coding sequence ATGGTTTCTAAAGTCTTAGTTTTGGGTTCCGGTGCAATAAAGGTTGGAGAAGCTGCTGAATTCGATTATAGCGGGAGTCAAGCATTGAAAGCTCTAAAGGAGGAAGGCATCGAAACTATCTTAGTAAATCCAAATGTTGCTACAATTCAGACCAGTCATGAGATGGCAGATAGAGTTTATCTTCTTCCACTGGATGTTAAATTTGTTGAGAAAGTAATAAAGAAAGAGAAGCCTGATGGAATTTTATTAGGATTTGGCGGGCAAAGTGCTTTATCTTTAGGCGTGGCATTGTATGAGAGTGGTATTTTGGACAAATACGGAGTTAAAGTTCTTGGAACACCTATAGAAGGCATAAAGAAAGCCCTAGACAGAGGAAAATTCAGGAAAACAATGATGAAAGCTGGCCTTCCAATACCACCAAGTGGAGCGGCTAAAAGCGTTGAAGAGGCAATTGAGATAGCAGAAAAAATTGGATTTCCTGTCATCGTTAGGGTTAGCTTTAACCTTGGAGGCAGGGGATCTTTCGTCGCTTGGAATAGGGAAGAGTTTGAGAACTACATCATTAGAGCCTTTGCTCAAAGTGAAATTGGCAAAGTTTTAGTGGAGAAATATCTTTATCACTGGAAAGAAATAGAGTTTGAGGTCGTAAGAGATAAAAAGGGGAACGCTGTTGCCGTTGCATGCCTTGAAAATTTTGATCCAATGGGGGTTCATACTGGAGATTCCATAGTCATCGCTCCATGTCAAACGCTCACTAACAGAGAGTACCAGATGTTGAGAAATGCAGCAATAAAGGTTGCCGAGGCAATAGATCTAATTGGTGAGTGTAATGTTCAACTTGCCTTAAATCCAAAATCCGAAGAATTCTATGTAATTGAGACAAATCCAAGAATGAGTCGCTCTTCTGCATTAGCAAGTAAGGTTACAGGTTATCCCTTAGCATATATAGCGGCAAAACTTGCTTTAGGTTATACTCTCGATGAACTCTTGAACGGTGTAACTGGAGTCACAACAGCCGCCTTTGAGCCCAGCTTAGATTATGTTGTCGTTAAAGTTCCAAGGTGGGACTTGGAGAAGTTTGAAAACGCGAACAGAAGGATAAATTCAGAGATGAAAAGTATCGGAGAGGTCATGGCAATAGGCAGGAACTTGCATGAGGCATTTCAAAAGGCAATTAGGATGGTAGATATTGGAGATGAACTAATAGGTGAATACTATGAGAAGAAAGAAAGCCTTGAGGAGGTCATGAAGAGGATAAGAAACTATGAACCATACATGCCAATGCACATAGCTAAAGCATTAAAGCTTGGAGCAAGTGTTGATGAAATTCACAAAATCACTGGAATAGATCGCTTCTACCTCTATATAATTGAAGATCTTGTTAAAGTGGCAGAGAAATTAAAGGAAAATCCAACTAAAGAGCTCATAGATGAAGCAAAAAAACTTGGTTTTAGTGATAAACAGATAAAAAAGTTAGCAGGCAAAAAGTTGAGAAAGTTTACAAAACCAAAGATCTATGTAAAGCAGATTGACACTTTGGCCGGAGAATTCCCAGCAAAGACAAACTACCTCTACATGACGTATGATGCTCAAGAAAATGATATAACTCCCCATACGGAAAAACCGAAAATATTGATTCTAGGTGCTGGGGTCTTTAGAATAGGAGTTAGTGTTGAGTTTGACTGGGCAGTTGTGAATTTTGCAAATTCGGCAAAAAAGAGGGGCTATGAGGTTATCGTACTCAATTATAATCCCGAAACAGTGTCAACTGACTGGGACATTAACGATAAGCTATATTTCGAGGAAATAACCCTCGAAAGAGTACTAGATATCTACAATTTTGAGAAACCTGAAGGTGTCATTGCTTTTGCTGGCGGACAACTAGCAAACTCCTTAGCTAAGAAGCTTGAACAAAATGGTGTTAGACTCTTGGGAACGAGAGGAACAAGTGTGGATATAGCTGAAAACAGGGCAAAATTTTCCAAGCTCTTAGAAGATTTAGGAATAAAACAACCTCCCTGGACAACTGCAAAGAGCATCGAGGAAGTTTTAAGGTTTACAGAGGAAGTTGGATATCCAGTTATGATAAGGCCAAGCTACGTTCTAAGTGGAACTGCAATGAAAATCGCCTATAATGAAAAAGAGCTAAAAGAATACCTATCCCAGGCAACAAAAGTATCTCCAGAACATCCTGTAGTTGTTTCTAAATTCTTAGATGCTATGGAAGCCGAGATAGATGCAGTGTCAGATGGAAAAAAGGTAGTAGGCGTCACTCTAGAACATATAGAGAAAGCTGGTGTTCACAGTGGAGACTCTACAATGGTGACACCTTATCGCAATCTAAAACCCCGACAAGTTAGAAAAATGCAGGAAATAGCTTTAGAGCTTGCTTTGGCTTTGGGAATTAAAGGGCCATTTAACGTCCAATTCTTAATAGGGGATGACGTCTATGTTCTTGAACTAAACCTAAGGACAAGTAGATCAATGCCATTTTCAAGCAAGGCAAGAGGAGTGAATTTAATGGAACTTGCAGCTCAAGCAGTATTCGATGGGAACCTATCAATTGGCGAAGAATATGAATACTATGAAATACCACCAAGAGCTTTTGCAGTGAAAAGTCCACAATTCTCCTGGTCCCAGATTCAAAACGCTTACCCATTTTTAGGCCCAGAAATGCGCTCTACAGGAGAAGTTGCAGCTCTTGGTAGTGAATTCGAGGATGCACTACTTAAGAGTTGGCTCTCAGTAAAGCCAAATAGAATACCTGAAAAGAGTATACTGATTTACGGATATGGGAGAGAAAAAGATAAGCTAACTGAAACAGCTAAAATTTTAGAATCCCTCGGCTACGAAGTACTCACGCTAGAGGATACTCTAAACATTGGAAATACTATAAGCAAAAAGGAAGCCATGGCGTTAATGAAAAGCGGTTGCATAGACCTAGTTATGACTTCTGGATATGCAAAGGACAAAGACTATAAAATAAGGAGAACTGCTGTAGACTTGAACATTCCAATTGTCTTGGATGCAAACTTAGCCTATGAGCTTTCAAGAGCCTTCGTTTGGGCTAGAGAAAATGAGTTCGAGATCAGAGAGTTAGGTGAATATTATATTACAGGGGTTCAAAAAGAAGCTACTAGCATTTCTTATGAGGGTGCGTACCTAAGTCTCTCAGATTAA
- the lysW gene encoding lysine biosynthesis protein LysW — protein sequence MPKIVCPVCGGEFEVGSVELHEVLECPVCGVELEVVSLDPLVVEEVPEVEEDWGE from the coding sequence ATGCCAAAGATTGTGTGTCCTGTTTGTGGTGGGGAGTTTGAGGTTGGGAGTGTGGAGTTGCATGAGGTTTTGGAGTGTCCTGTTTGTGGTGTTGAGCTTGAGGTTGTTAGTTTGGATCCTCTAGTGGTTGAGGAGGTTCCTGAGGTTGAGGAGGATTGGGGGGAGTGA
- the lysX gene encoding lysine biosynthesis protein LysX — translation MRIGVTYTILRKEELMIRDRAREYGEVVMLHEDDLTFPKKYDLDVAIIRNISHYKALYITKLLEEQGTPTVNSFRIILEAGDKLLATLKLSKKVKVPKWGVAFDEKGARKIAKALGYPMVSKPVFGSWGRLLAKINDDDGLEGVIEHKKWLNNPLHKIYYFQKFIDKPGRDIRSYVIGGEFVTAIYRYSDHWITNMARGGKAVPCVDEEVKEVSIKAWEAFGEGALAIDIFESEEGLLVNEVNATMEFKNTVKATGVDIAKKIVEYAIRIAKS, via the coding sequence ATGAGGATTGGGGTGACTTACACTATACTCAGGAAGGAGGAGTTGATGATTAGGGATAGGGCTAGGGAGTATGGTGAAGTGGTAATGCTCCACGAGGACGACCTAACATTCCCCAAAAAATACGACCTAGACGTAGCAATAATCAGAAACATAAGCCACTACAAAGCCCTATACATAACAAAACTACTCGAAGAACAAGGAACACCAACAGTGAACTCCTTTCGCATAATACTTGAAGCAGGAGACAAACTCCTCGCAACTTTAAAGCTTAGTAAGAAGGTTAAGGTTCCAAAATGGGGCGTTGCCTTTGATGAAAAAGGTGCCAGAAAAATTGCCAAGGCTCTTGGTTATCCTATGGTTTCAAAACCAGTTTTTGGGAGTTGGGGAAGACTATTAGCTAAGATAAACGATGACGATGGATTGGAGGGAGTGATAGAACATAAAAAGTGGCTGAATAACCCCCTTCACAAAATTTATTACTTCCAGAAGTTTATTGACAAACCTGGAAGAGACATCAGAAGCTACGTTATTGGGGGAGAATTTGTTACCGCAATTTATAGATATTCTGACCATTGGATAACAAATATGGCCAGAGGAGGAAAAGCTGTTCCATGCGTCGACGAAGAAGTTAAAGAGGTTTCCATTAAGGCTTGGGAAGCGTTTGGAGAAGGCGCATTGGCAATAGATATTTTCGAGAGCGAGGAAGGGTTGCTAGTTAATGAAGTTAATGCCACAATGGAATTCAAAAATACAGTTAAGGCCACTGGGGTAGACATTGCCAAGAAAATAGTTGAATATGCAATTAGAATTGCCAAAAGCTGA
- a CDS encoding archaeosine biosynthesis radical SAM protein RaSEA encodes MYWIGEDNVAGEPGKVLYVILPTIGCYRYRIGKPCYMCSYPAQAPRKTSQERIFSHFLEAIKKIKDKEGRFGIRIFTSGSFFDSAEVRRDTRIRIFKEIAKLDNVFEVVVETRSEIIREDWVRELAEIINDKWFEVAIGLETTNDDIAEISINKGSTFQDFVRASEIIRRTGARVKTYLLFKPIFLSERDAIEDLKESIKKAEPYTDTFSINITNIQKGTLYEKIWERGEYRTPWLWSIVEVLKWAKKKFPGKRFLSDPVGAGSVRGPHNCGGSRDRPIERAIRKFSATQDVKFLEVEGECMEEWRYILEENLLDWQLLKSQASPFSVD; translated from the coding sequence ATGTACTGGATCGGAGAGGACAATGTTGCGGGAGAACCAGGAAAAGTTCTGTATGTCATATTGCCTACTATAGGATGCTATAGGTACAGAATCGGAAAACCATGCTATATGTGCTCTTATCCGGCTCAGGCTCCCAGGAAAACTTCCCAGGAAAGGATATTTTCGCACTTTCTGGAGGCTATTAAAAAGATAAAGGATAAAGAAGGGAGATTTGGGATTAGAATATTTACCTCAGGTTCCTTCTTTGACTCTGCCGAAGTTAGAAGAGACACAAGGATAAGGATATTTAAGGAGATAGCAAAGCTTGACAACGTTTTTGAGGTTGTGGTTGAGACAAGAAGTGAGATAATAAGGGAGGACTGGGTAAGGGAACTTGCCGAAATTATTAATGATAAATGGTTTGAAGTTGCAATTGGCCTTGAAACGACGAACGATGATATAGCGGAGATCTCCATAAACAAGGGATCCACATTCCAAGATTTTGTGAGGGCTAGCGAGATAATCAGAAGAACTGGAGCAAGGGTTAAGACATACCTACTCTTTAAGCCAATCTTCTTATCTGAGAGGGATGCAATTGAGGACTTAAAGGAGAGCATAAAGAAGGCCGAGCCCTATACAGATACATTCTCAATAAACATAACAAACATTCAGAAGGGAACTCTTTATGAGAAGATTTGGGAAAGGGGGGAATACAGAACTCCCTGGCTGTGGAGTATCGTTGAAGTTCTTAAATGGGCAAAGAAAAAGTTCCCTGGAAAGAGATTCCTCTCAGATCCAGTGGGAGCTGGTTCAGTCAGAGGACCTCACAATTGCGGAGGATCCAGGGATAGGCCAATTGAGAGGGCGATAAGAAAGTTCTCAGCGACCCAAGATGTAAAGTTCTTGGAGGTGGAGGGGGAATGCATGGAGGAGTGGAGGTACATACTTGAAGAAAATCTTCTTGATTGGCAACTTCTCAAATCTCAAGCATCTCCCTTTTCAGTTGATTGA
- a CDS encoding Na+/H+ antiporter NhaC family protein, whose amino-acid sequence MADFGVLSLLPPLVAIVLAIWTKRVVFALFSGVWIGGVMATGWNPIAGTVKTFEWVIANVTDSWNATILVFDFLIGAGVGLIYKSGGVHAVASAITKRIKTSRDASLLGWLLGVLIFFDDYTNTIIVGNTMRPITDKMRVSREMLAYIDDSTAAPVAGIAIVSTWIGYELGLIKEAFEKLHITMGEYYAWLHSVPYRFYSIFAIILVFIVAYTHRHYGAMLKAEMRARTTGKVVRDGAKPLMATESDLGSPMVEKGSVHFFIWPVLSLIFVTLLGLYYTGKGACEGPCGIMDILGNADSATSLLWGSFAMVIVALALILGTRTMTVEEAETAIIQGMKQMMMATVILVLAWSIKSATEAVGTADYVVGLAQSAKVPAGIIPLIIFLTAMFISFTTGTSWGTFGILMPIAIPLAYKLAPNDPHILFASIGAVFAGGIFGDHCSPISDTTIMSSMFSGSDHIDHVTTQIPYAVTAASVGIVLYLVFAAGVRSPVILLPIGLVLLIAAWYFLSEWYGRKYGVPHGRVPIYPTEISE is encoded by the coding sequence ATGGCTGACTTTGGTGTGTTATCCCTATTGCCACCCTTAGTGGCAATAGTCCTAGCGATATGGACGAAGAGGGTGGTGTTTGCACTATTCTCCGGTGTCTGGATCGGTGGAGTAATGGCAACAGGTTGGAATCCAATAGCCGGAACAGTGAAGACATTCGAATGGGTAATAGCCAACGTTACAGACAGTTGGAACGCTACAATACTTGTATTCGACTTCCTCATCGGTGCCGGCGTTGGGTTGATCTACAAGTCGGGAGGAGTTCACGCCGTCGCTAGTGCAATAACGAAGAGAATTAAGACTAGTAGAGATGCATCGCTATTGGGCTGGCTACTTGGAGTTCTAATATTCTTCGATGATTACACCAACACAATAATCGTTGGTAACACGATGAGGCCAATAACGGATAAGATGAGAGTATCTAGGGAGATGTTGGCTTACATAGATGACTCGACGGCAGCCCCAGTTGCTGGAATAGCAATAGTTTCAACCTGGATTGGATATGAGCTAGGTCTTATAAAAGAAGCATTCGAAAAGCTCCACATCACTATGGGAGAATATTATGCTTGGCTTCACAGTGTTCCATACAGATTCTATTCGATATTTGCGATAATCCTCGTATTCATAGTTGCCTATACGCACAGGCATTATGGTGCTATGCTTAAAGCCGAGATGCGCGCAAGAACTACTGGAAAAGTTGTAAGAGATGGAGCGAAGCCATTGATGGCCACAGAAAGTGATTTAGGCTCTCCAATGGTCGAAAAAGGAAGTGTACACTTCTTCATATGGCCGGTCTTGTCCCTAATCTTCGTGACCTTACTTGGCTTATACTACACAGGTAAGGGAGCTTGCGAAGGACCATGTGGGATTATGGACATTCTTGGTAATGCAGATTCAGCTACATCTTTGCTTTGGGGTTCATTTGCCATGGTAATAGTCGCACTGGCCCTCATACTTGGAACGAGAACTATGACCGTCGAAGAGGCCGAAACTGCGATAATCCAGGGAATGAAGCAGATGATGATGGCAACAGTAATCCTAGTTCTGGCATGGAGCATTAAGAGTGCAACAGAAGCCGTTGGGACTGCCGACTACGTTGTAGGATTGGCACAGAGTGCAAAGGTTCCAGCCGGAATAATTCCGCTGATAATATTCCTAACCGCAATGTTCATATCATTCACAACTGGAACATCATGGGGAACCTTCGGAATCTTAATGCCAATAGCGATACCTCTAGCTTACAAGTTAGCTCCCAATGATCCGCACATACTATTCGCGAGCATAGGTGCAGTATTCGCCGGTGGTATCTTTGGAGACCACTGCTCGCCAATAAGTGATACAACGATTATGAGCTCGATGTTCTCTGGAAGTGATCACATAGATCACGTTACAACCCAGATCCCATACGCTGTAACTGCGGCCTCAGTGGGGATAGTCCTGTACCTGGTCTTCGCTGCTGGAGTTAGGAGTCCAGTAATACTCCTACCAATAGGATTGGTCCTACTAATAGCGGCATGGTACTTCCTCAGTGAATGGTATGGAAGGAAATATGGAGTCCCACATGGAAGGGTACCAATTTATCCCACCGAGATCTCCGAGTGA
- the scpB gene encoding SMC-Scp complex subunit ScpB: MGLIEDKALVEAALFVAGRPLSLKELSKALGIKSLEYLEKLIELIASEYAERKSAIEVVKVAGDKWVMQVKQEYSQRVIHLMPKPELTTGELKTLALIAYLQPVEQSKIVKLRGSQAYEHIKRLLEMGLIYAEPYERTRLLGTTDKFAELYGFPENDPDLIKKTFKKVIHAEYEDLVKKLEETEKSENASTT, translated from the coding sequence ATGGGATTGATTGAAGATAAGGCCCTTGTCGAAGCAGCACTCTTCGTTGCAGGAAGGCCCCTAAGCTTAAAAGAACTGTCAAAGGCCCTAGGAATAAAATCGCTTGAATATCTTGAAAAGCTTATAGAACTAATAGCGAGTGAATACGCTGAAAGGAAGAGTGCCATAGAGGTAGTGAAAGTTGCAGGAGACAAATGGGTAATGCAAGTTAAGCAGGAATACTCCCAGAGGGTTATTCACCTAATGCCAAAGCCCGAACTTACAACGGGAGAACTTAAAACTCTAGCTTTGATAGCCTACCTACAACCCGTTGAGCAGAGCAAAATAGTGAAACTCAGGGGTAGCCAAGCCTATGAGCATATAAAAAGATTGCTTGAAATGGGTCTCATATATGCTGAACCTTACGAGAGAACCAGATTGCTTGGAACAACAGACAAGTTTGCCGAACTTTATGGATTTCCTGAGAATGATCCTGATTTAATTAAGAAGACTTTTAAAAAGGTAATTCACGCTGAATACGAGGATCTTGTGAAGAAACTCGAAGAAACTGAAAAGAGTGAAAACGCTTCTACTACCTAA
- a CDS encoding OB-fold nucleic acid binding domain-containing protein, whose translation MRVLTKEKIIEIIEEKTGMSREEIEEEIRKIMEENPIMSEQGAAAFLADRLGIDLTRLIKGEETTSLMKISDLYPGMDPREVNIVGRVLKKYPVREYTRRDGSVGRVASLVIYDDSGRARVVLWDGKVTEYYNKIEVGDVIKILDAQVKESLSGMPELHINFRARIILNPEDPRVETIPPLEEVRIATYTRKKIKDIEAGDRFIELRGTIAKVYRVLTYNACPECKKKVDYDEETGTWICPEHGEVEPIKITILDFGLDDGTGYIRVTLFGDDAEELLGVSPEEISEKIKEMEEMGLTTKEAARKLAEEEFYKIIGKEIIVRGNVIEDRFLGLILRASSWEEVDYRKEIEEIKEELEKLGVM comes from the coding sequence ATGAGAGTGTTGACGAAAGAGAAAATCATTGAGATTATAGAAGAAAAAACTGGAATGAGTAGGGAGGAGATCGAGGAAGAAATAAGAAAGATCATGGAGGAAAATCCCATAATGAGCGAACAAGGAGCAGCTGCATTTCTAGCGGATAGATTAGGGATAGATTTGACTAGACTAATAAAAGGCGAGGAAACTACTAGTTTAATGAAGATCTCAGACCTGTATCCAGGAATGGATCCAAGGGAAGTGAACATAGTAGGAAGGGTGCTCAAGAAGTATCCCGTGCGAGAATACACAAGGAGAGACGGATCCGTTGGAAGGGTTGCAAGTTTGGTCATCTATGACGATTCTGGAAGAGCAAGGGTAGTCCTATGGGATGGCAAGGTCACGGAATATTATAACAAGATTGAGGTTGGCGATGTTATAAAAATCCTCGATGCACAGGTCAAGGAAAGTCTTTCAGGAATGCCAGAACTACACATTAACTTCAGAGCAAGAATAATATTGAACCCAGAAGATCCCAGAGTGGAAACGATCCCTCCATTAGAAGAGGTCAGGATTGCAACCTACACAAGGAAGAAGATTAAGGATATTGAAGCGGGAGATAGGTTCATAGAGCTCAGGGGAACAATAGCAAAGGTATACAGGGTATTAACTTACAATGCCTGCCCGGAGTGCAAGAAGAAGGTTGATTACGATGAAGAAACTGGGACGTGGATATGTCCCGAGCATGGAGAAGTCGAGCCGATAAAGATAACTATTCTTGACTTTGGCCTCGATGACGGAACGGGTTATATAAGAGTTACATTATTTGGGGACGATGCAGAAGAGCTGCTTGGAGTTAGTCCGGAAGAAATCTCTGAAAAGATAAAGGAAATGGAAGAAATGGGCTTAACAACAAAGGAAGCAGCAAGAAAATTAGCTGAAGAGGAGTTCTATAAAATAATTGGAAAGGAGATTATTGTTAGAGGAAATGTCATTGAAGATAGATTCCTTGGCCTTATTTTAAGAGCATCTTCTTGGGAGGAAGTTGACTATAGAAAAGAAATAGAGGAAATTAAAGAGGAACTCGAAAAGCTTGGGGTGATGTGA
- a CDS encoding OB-fold nucleic acid binding domain-containing protein, which translates to MKKRLPATRVYIKDILEGYFVKSEGDFEPNYLITKYARKIYRAKIVGTVVREPLIAEDETYGKFQVDDGTGVIWVLGFRDDTKFAKLVKKGDLVQVIGKIAEWRDDKQILVEGVAKVHPNMWILHRYETLKEKIEHIRKAKIAFEIYNQYGITAKSKVIAKNKGVPEELLEVVDELYGIMMEERSMEEPVEELLEEEVPERKEKNELIEKAKEDILNILRQKKIAVSRKYIIKKLANKYDEETIDDALTELLAQSEIYEPETGYYKLL; encoded by the coding sequence ATGAAGAAGAGGTTACCCGCAACTAGAGTTTACATTAAGGACATTCTTGAAGGATACTTCGTTAAAAGCGAGGGGGATTTTGAGCCTAATTATTTAATAACGAAGTACGCTAGGAAGATATACAGGGCCAAAATAGTGGGAACCGTCGTCAGGGAACCCTTAATAGCTGAAGATGAAACCTATGGAAAGTTCCAAGTTGATGATGGAACTGGAGTCATCTGGGTTCTTGGATTCAGAGATGACACAAAGTTTGCAAAGCTTGTAAAGAAGGGAGATCTTGTTCAAGTAATAGGAAAGATCGCCGAGTGGAGAGATGACAAACAGATACTCGTTGAAGGGGTCGCAAAGGTTCACCCAAACATGTGGATCCTTCACAGATACGAGACCCTTAAAGAAAAGATCGAGCACATAAGGAAAGCAAAGATAGCCTTTGAGATATACAACCAGTACGGAATAACGGCTAAGTCCAAGGTGATAGCAAAGAATAAGGGAGTTCCAGAGGAACTACTAGAGGTTGTTGATGAGCTCTATGGAATAATGATGGAAGAGAGAAGCATGGAGGAGCCTGTAGAGGAACTACTTGAAGAAGAGGTTCCAGAGAGAAAGGAGAAGAATGAGTTAATCGAAAAGGCCAAGGAGGACATCCTAAATATTCTCAGACAGAAGAAGATAGCTGTTTCTAGGAAGTATATAATTAAAAAGCTCGCAAACAAGTATGATGAGGAAACGATAGATGATGCATTAACAGAACTGTTGGCCCAAAGCGAAATTTATGAGCCAGAAACAGGTTACTATAAGTTGCTGTAA
- a CDS encoding preprotein translocase subunit Sec61beta yields MAKEKTTLPPTGAGLMRFFDEDTRAIKITPKGAIALALIVIMFEILLHVVGPRLFG; encoded by the coding sequence ATGGCAAAAGAAAAAACAACACTACCTCCAACAGGAGCTGGACTGATGAGGTTCTTTGATGAGGATACAAGGGCAATAAAGATAACTCCAAAAGGTGCAATAGCCCTCGCGTTAATCGTGATAATGTTTGAGATACTCCTCCATGTAGTTGGGCCAAGATTGTTCGGCTAA